The proteins below are encoded in one region of Reichenbachiella sp. 5M10:
- a CDS encoding RNA polymerase sigma factor produces MCNLTHGASVQPNVSQQVTDHQLVEQIKKGDKESFTLLVNRHKRYALTIASRILLVDEDAEEVAHDAFVKAYLSLSRFKSEAKFTTWFYRIVVNLAISRVRKRKLDTVEIQEAHHHLAVSSDDIMEQQDKQFYLNRAIAALSQDDRLIVTLYYLDELDMEEVAEISGFDRNNLKVKLHRARKRLAKTLQSIMPQEIESIVQ; encoded by the coding sequence GTGTGTAACTTGACTCATGGAGCTAGCGTCCAACCCAACGTGAGTCAGCAAGTAACGGATCATCAACTGGTCGAACAGATCAAGAAAGGAGACAAGGAGAGTTTTACTCTACTGGTCAACCGACACAAGCGCTATGCGCTGACTATTGCGAGCCGAATCTTGCTAGTAGATGAGGATGCTGAGGAGGTAGCGCATGATGCGTTTGTCAAAGCGTACTTGTCATTGTCTCGATTCAAAAGTGAAGCGAAATTTACGACTTGGTTTTATCGTATAGTTGTCAATCTCGCGATCAGTCGTGTGCGGAAAAGGAAACTGGATACCGTAGAAATACAAGAAGCTCACCATCACCTAGCGGTATCGAGTGACGATATTATGGAGCAGCAAGACAAGCAATTCTACCTCAACCGTGCCATTGCGGCGTTGAGTCAGGACGATCGACTGATCGTTACGTTGTATTACTTGGATGAACTCGATATGGAGGAAGTAGCGGAGATATCGGGTTTTGATAGAAACAATCTGAAGGTGAAGCTCCATCGTGCCCGAAAACGACTAGCGAAGACACTTCAATCAATCATGCCTCAGGAGATAGAGTCAATTGTTCAGTAA
- a CDS encoding nicotinate phosphoribosyltransferase gives MNALLLTDGYKTGHHQQYPKGTEEVYSNWTPRSNKYAPSGCEKVLSFGQQYVIQWLHDYFQDHFFSRPKSEVCEEIRKELSLYLGTDYDVTHFEQLHDLQYLPIRVKSLPEGVEVPVRVPMLTVVNTEKEFYWVTNFLETILSTMLWLPMTSASIALRYKRIFKQWASLTDPDNLGFVDFQGHDFSMRGMGGLQSAVASGMGHASVFLGSDTLPVISGLRQYYGAEGFVVGSVNATEHSVMCAGTKDDEIGTFRYLMQTYPTGILSVVSDTWDLWKVVTEYLPALKKEVLARDGKLVIRPDSGDPVDIICGESRTLGGQTAMGRGVIEILWDVFGGTTNAQGFKVLDPHIGAIYGDSITTERAEQICQRLHDKGFASTNVVLGIGSFTYQFNTRDTYGFAMKATSVVVDGERREIFKDPITDDGVKKSAKGLVKIDRVDGEYVLVDQVTEAEEREGELRVIYENGRFEHSVTLQEIRDRVNGCL, from the coding sequence ATGAATGCATTATTATTAACAGATGGGTACAAGACTGGGCATCACCAGCAATACCCTAAGGGGACCGAGGAGGTTTATTCTAATTGGACGCCACGCAGCAATAAATATGCTCCAAGTGGTTGTGAAAAAGTATTGTCATTTGGTCAACAATATGTGATCCAGTGGTTGCATGATTATTTTCAAGACCATTTCTTTTCACGACCCAAGAGTGAAGTTTGTGAAGAAATAAGGAAGGAGTTGTCTCTATATTTGGGTACGGATTACGATGTGACTCATTTTGAGCAGCTGCATGACTTGCAGTATTTGCCGATTCGTGTCAAGTCACTGCCTGAGGGGGTTGAAGTGCCAGTTCGTGTACCTATGCTGACTGTTGTCAATACGGAGAAGGAATTTTATTGGGTGACGAATTTCTTGGAGACTATATTGTCTACGATGCTGTGGCTACCGATGACTTCTGCGTCTATCGCATTGAGATACAAGCGAATATTCAAGCAATGGGCAAGCCTGACAGATCCTGATAATCTCGGGTTTGTTGATTTTCAAGGGCATGACTTCTCTATGAGAGGAATGGGTGGATTGCAAAGTGCAGTCGCTTCTGGAATGGGACACGCCAGTGTGTTTTTGGGTTCTGATACCTTGCCTGTGATCAGTGGATTGAGGCAATACTATGGAGCGGAGGGTTTTGTAGTTGGCTCTGTCAATGCCACTGAGCACTCTGTGATGTGTGCAGGGACCAAGGATGATGAAATAGGAACTTTTAGATACCTGATGCAGACATATCCTACAGGGATTCTGTCTGTGGTCAGTGATACATGGGACTTGTGGAAAGTCGTCACGGAGTACCTGCCTGCACTCAAGAAGGAGGTATTGGCTAGGGATGGGAAACTCGTCATACGTCCTGATAGTGGTGATCCAGTCGATATCATCTGTGGGGAAAGCCGAACATTGGGAGGGCAGACTGCCATGGGGCGAGGTGTAATCGAAATTCTTTGGGATGTGTTTGGAGGAACTACCAATGCCCAAGGATTCAAGGTTCTCGATCCTCATATCGGAGCGATTTATGGAGACAGTATCACCACCGAGAGAGCAGAGCAGATATGCCAACGTCTACATGACAAGGGCTTTGCAAGTACAAACGTAGTACTAGGCATCGGCTCTTTTACATACCAATTCAATACACGGGACACCTATGGTTTTGCGATGAAGGCGACTTCTGTAGTAGTAGATGGTGAGCGAAGGGAGATATTCAAAGATCCAATCACAGATGATGGTGTAAAGAAGTCTGCGAAAGGACTAGTGAAAATTGATAGAGTAGATGGGGAATATGTCCTTGTCGATCAAGTCACAGAAGCAGAGGAGCGTGAAGGTGAACTACGAGTGATCTATGAGAATGGTAGATTTGAGCACTCTGTCACCCTACAGGAAATAAGAGATCGAGTCAATGGATGTCTTTGA
- a CDS encoding phosphoribosyltransferase family protein, producing the protein MKYEVKKFKDGQVTAKITEGGDLDVKIRGNSYEDLFRVATIKEAWDADYTLHKGAVSTLTLYCLIGQRSDRRFHEHESFDLKVIARFINSMCFDRVSILHPHSPISLALIQNACALSHFSYVEQACQDIGKPVLVSPDAGAYKQTHEIAERLATDLVPSNKVRINGVPSISIQGEVKDKECLIVDDLADGGRTFKLLAAALKQQGASKVFLYVTHAQFNYGFDELKESIDHIYCTNSYQDIEDEFVTQYKVV; encoded by the coding sequence ATGAAATACGAAGTAAAGAAGTTTAAAGACGGACAGGTGACAGCCAAAATCACTGAAGGGGGAGATTTAGATGTCAAAATACGAGGCAATAGTTATGAAGACTTGTTTCGTGTAGCGACCATCAAAGAGGCTTGGGATGCTGATTACACACTCCATAAAGGAGCAGTGTCTACCTTGACTTTGTACTGTTTGATTGGTCAGCGCTCTGACCGTAGATTTCACGAGCACGAGTCTTTTGATCTCAAAGTGATCGCTCGATTCATCAATAGCATGTGTTTTGATCGGGTATCTATTTTGCACCCACATAGCCCGATTTCTTTGGCTCTCATCCAAAATGCATGTGCGCTGAGTCATTTTTCGTATGTAGAGCAAGCCTGCCAGGACATAGGGAAACCCGTGCTCGTCAGTCCTGATGCAGGAGCCTACAAACAGACTCATGAGATAGCCGAACGATTGGCTACCGATTTGGTACCTTCCAATAAGGTGAGGATCAATGGTGTGCCGTCTATCAGCATCCAAGGAGAGGTGAAGGACAAAGAGTGTCTGATTGTAGATGACTTGGCTGATGGAGGACGCACGTTCAAGCTTTTGGCTGCCGCACTCAAGCAACAGGGAGCGAGCAAAGTGTTTTTATATGTCACACATGCCCAGTTCAACTATGGGTTTGATGAACTCAAGGAAAGTATTGACCATATCTACTGTACGAATAGTTACCAAGATATTGAGGATGAGTTTGTCACCCAGTACAAAGTGGTATGA
- a CDS encoding nucleoid-structuring protein H-NS, which yields MSKHIPTFPYWPMAVLMAIVIGFSSCKSQKKLTKSEDVPVVTTVAPEPEPEPEPEVIEAPAPKKLTKEERLTNYFDAIATSSTTDSANASIDEALTMFSDGDAPVLIVIYKGDGSPSYDEPTTIENYLHYLKDTQNNNTEIEEIVYDTDGNIKELVLKK from the coding sequence ATGAGTAAGCATATTCCTACATTTCCGTATTGGCCGATGGCTGTTTTGATGGCCATAGTTATTGGCTTTTCGTCATGCAAAAGTCAGAAGAAGTTGACTAAATCCGAGGATGTCCCTGTGGTCACGACAGTTGCTCCTGAGCCAGAACCAGAGCCAGAGCCAGAGGTGATCGAAGCACCCGCCCCCAAAAAACTGACCAAGGAGGAGCGTTTGACCAATTATTTTGATGCGATTGCTACTTCTTCTACTACCGATTCGGCCAATGCCAGCATAGATGAGGCACTGACCATGTTTAGTGATGGAGATGCTCCTGTGTTGATTGTCATCTACAAAGGTGACGGTAGTCCGAGCTACGACGAGCCCACGACAATTGAGAACTATCTGCATTACCTCAAGGATACACAGAATAACAACACAGAAATCGAGGAAATCGTCTATGATACTGACGGCAACATCAAAGAACTAGTACTCAAGAAATAA
- a CDS encoding DUF6249 domain-containing protein codes for MNEEIIIPVVLFLSIASVLIVVRKFMNDERLALIEKGGDANIFNRKTITFPAIKIGLLLIGAGVGILVGNLLSTAAIVSEEVGIFSCLMIFGGSGLFISYFVEQKFRDKQEKN; via the coding sequence ATGAACGAAGAAATAATAATCCCCGTCGTCCTATTCCTCTCTATTGCTAGTGTACTGATCGTCGTACGAAAATTCATGAACGACGAACGCTTGGCTCTTATCGAAAAAGGTGGAGACGCCAATATCTTTAACCGCAAGACTATTACTTTCCCCGCCATCAAAATAGGGTTACTCCTCATCGGCGCTGGAGTAGGCATCCTAGTAGGCAACTTATTGAGTACTGCGGCAATAGTATCCGAAGAAGTCGGGATTTTCTCTTGCCTCATGATCTTTGGAGGGTCAGGACTTTTTATCTCTTATTTTGTTGAACAAAAATTCCGAGACAAGCAAGAAAAAAACTAA
- a CDS encoding NUDIX domain-containing protein: MDMTNIKLTVDAVVFGYEDGLVSVLLVKRKYEPYQGAWALPGGFVKSEESLESAVQRELQEETGVKINYLEQLYTFGEPTRDPRGRVVSVAYFGLIRPDAFRIAADTDAEEVQWFDINDLPNIAFDHAKVLLTAISRLQGKMIYEPIGFELLDQKFSFSDLEKLYSSLLGVELDRRNFRKKIQSFGILDELNETASKSTGRPAKLFQFNQKRYFELKKEGILFDIKSINK; this comes from the coding sequence ATGGATATGACAAATATCAAATTGACGGTGGACGCAGTGGTTTTTGGCTATGAAGACGGCCTTGTTTCGGTCTTGCTGGTCAAGCGAAAATATGAGCCTTACCAAGGGGCGTGGGCTTTGCCTGGAGGTTTTGTCAAGAGCGAGGAGTCCTTGGAGTCGGCCGTACAAAGGGAGTTGCAAGAAGAGACGGGGGTCAAGATCAATTACCTCGAGCAGTTGTACACCTTTGGAGAGCCGACCAGAGATCCGCGAGGTAGAGTGGTATCAGTAGCGTATTTTGGTTTGATTCGGCCGGATGCATTTCGTATAGCTGCTGATACGGATGCCGAAGAGGTGCAGTGGTTCGATATCAATGACCTGCCCAACATCGCCTTTGATCATGCAAAGGTACTTCTGACGGCCATCTCCCGTTTACAAGGCAAAATGATCTATGAGCCGATAGGTTTTGAGTTGTTGGATCAGAAGTTCTCATTCTCAGATCTAGAAAAACTGTATTCAAGTTTGTTGGGGGTGGAGTTGGATAGAAGGAATTTCAGGAAGAAGATCCAAAGTTTCGGTATACTGGATGAGCTCAACGAGACGGCCTCCAAAAGCACAGGTAGACCCGCAAAACTATTCCAGTTCAATCAGAAGAGGTATTTTGAACTGAAAAAGGAAGGAATACTTTTCGATATTAAATCAATAAATAAATAG